In the genome of Oncorhynchus mykiss isolate Arlee chromosome 30, USDA_OmykA_1.1, whole genome shotgun sequence, the window CCAGGAGATTCTTAAACAGAACGTCGGGCTCAAGGAGCTAAAGCTGGGCttaaaatgggtcttccaacaagacaatgacccaaagcattcAAGCTAAGCTACCAAAGAATGGCTCAGGAGAAAGAAGATTTGTGTTTTGAattggccaagtcaaagtcctgacctaaatccaatcgagaCGCTGTGGGAGGACCTGGAGAGGGCAGTTCATACCAGACACCCCTCAAACCTCACTCAATTGGCTGAGTTCTGTAAGGAGGAGTGGGGGGAACAATCTGTCAAAACAGATGTCAGAGACTGATTACTGGCTATAGGAGACGTTTACTCCCAAGTTATCGCTGCTGATGGAGGTGAGACAAGCTATTGACTGAAGGGGTTCACATATTTTGCACACATCAAATCTGAGTTTCTGTTAAATAAACCACTTCtgttaaataaacaaaaaaaatatttgaaatagATTTTCTCCGTCAGTTTGGAATTTGCCAATTACAATGTGCTTTGGCTATAAATCAGTACCAAGCTAGGAGGAACACGGTTTCaggaaacctgtgtgtgtgtgtgtgtgtgtgtgtgtgtgtgtgtgtgtgtgtgtgtgtgtgtgtgtgtgtgtgtgtgtgtgtgtgtgtgtgtgtgtgtgtgtttgtattggcGGAAGGGCACTGTTGGAATTCAGGCTGTGAGCAGACCTGATATTCTATCTAGTCATAACAAATGTTCTGGGGTCAGCATCACTCTGGCCAAAGTCAACCTGGAAAAAAACTGTCATCATACCATAAGTCTGTGACTACAAGCTGTAGAACCCTAATGATCTACCCCCATCATTAATGTTTCcaccctactctctccctctttccatctatATCCCATTTTCTCTCTTTTGCCCAATATCCCTCTCTTGTCCTCCGCCCACATATAAGAGGAACTTCTCGTTAGTGAGCTGAGGCAGCCTCTGTCGTCTGTCCTGCCTCGTTAGTGAGGCTCACTGGCGCCTGAGAGACCCTGAGCTCTGACTGGGTGACGGGCCGGTGGCCAGAGGCCTGTGATGGGGGCTGGGTCACGTAGGCtctacagatgcaggatcttaatttgagaaaATAATTCTGGAACAACattaaatgtgaattattatgtggattataattaatggaatttttttgtaagggttgatacagtttttgttagggcaaatcaagtctgacattttaaagtagaAATTAAACACTGCAAATATGCATTTTCTGCTGTGCCAGGAAATTCttagcaacaaaagagtgatcaaatgaagatcctacatctgtaactgGTCACTCTGTacgtctgtttgtttgtttgttgctgtGTCTCAGTGTTCTAGGCCAGCCTTTCCCTTTGTCCTTGCTGGGCTTCTTATTGTTTGGTATTCTGAAACTCCCAGGAGGATGTGCTCTAACAGGGCCCGCTTCCTGTTCCGTGGGGGAACAGTTATTTATACACTTCGTCTTTGATATAGCAGAATGTCTTAAGTGGGAGCTGAATCAGGGGAACCTTGAGGCCagctataaaaataaaaaaaaatctataaatgaATGGATGGTCTATATGGGAGTTTATGGGTAAGATATTGTGAGTAAAACTGAACAAATTCATTGTGGTATGAATCCCTCTTTGGTTATGCCTGTACCTTCTTTTGTTTATGGATACACCACCAGAGAACAGGAAATACAGGCATTCCGTCATACTGCATTATGTCTGTAGCGTGATTAGTGCTGGCTGTTTCCTATGCTGTGGTCCAGTTTCCCGTAGTGGGAGAGACTGACCTTCAGTGATAAGGTTGCTCTGAGATGTGTCGCAGCCCCGGCTGTTACAGGCAGTACAGGTATACAGACCACCGTCCTCCTCCTTCACACGCAGGATGGTCAGGGTCTGGTTCAATCGGCTCAGAATCACACCTGTGGCACCAAAAAAAAAAGTCCATGGCATTAATACcaataatgtactgtatttaacACAAAGTAGAAATGACAGCAGCAGAAGTGGTATATTAGTAACCATTGGGTCATGCCATTACCAGAGCCCTCCACCACTGTTTGGTTGTGTTTGGTCCACATCACGGTTGGGGTGGGTGTACCGGTCACCTCACATATTAGCATGGTCGTCGCACTGACGTTCACTCTCTGGTCTGTCAAATTGTTCAGGATCCTCGCGGCCTCAAGTGCTAAAAAAACACACCAAGAAGACAGGACTCTAAATATTTTTCCAAACACTAGACTAGATTTAGAAACCTGCGCTACCCATGAGAGGACCTTGGTTAAGGACCTGTGAGTGGGCCAAGTGATTGTGGAGATGACTGATAAATATGGTCCAGGTACAGATTTGTACCTCTGAGGGTGAGGTGTCGGAGGAGACAGGTCCTCTCCCCAGTCTTGATGTTCTCCACCTGGCAGGCGTACACCCCCTGGTCCCTCTGAGACACATTGGTCAGGGGCAGCTCCAGGGTAACGTTGGTGCCCTGCAGCCCAGAGAGGACAGCCTGGGACAAGGGCTGCTGGGATAGGGACAGGCCCCGACAGGACTGCACAGCAGGGACCTGCtctgtgtcaaactcattttccACACGGAACCAGGCCAGATTTCCATAGATCAGCCTGTCTGCCTTACACCTCAGAACCACCTGGTCCTGCTCAATGGGCTCACGGGACGGAGACACACTCAGCTCCAGACCACCTGTAGAGTAGAcaatcacatgcacacacacacacttaatcatGAGGTGTTCTCATGGACGATGCACCAATGAACACAAACAGAAAGAACAGAAGAAGCATAAAATGAAGCTTACGTGTCACATGGAAGACGATAATGCGTGAATCTTGTCCCGCTTTGTTAGAAGTCAGGCATTTGTAGAGGGCGTGGACCTTGGCTTTCTGGATCTTCAGAGAACTCACAGTCTGCAGACAAAATTATCTTGACTATTATTTTACTATTTCATTGATATAATAAATGACTGGGATCATTTAGAGAGGAAGGAATGGTCTTTACCTTGTGTACGTGATCTGTGTCACTGCTAATTCGGGCGATAGGATTCTGCCCTGTGGTATTGCTGATGTCCCTCCATTTGGTACAGTCCTCCATCTTGACCCCAGAGCTCACCACTCCCGACCTGCAGAGCAAAACCAAAATCACTCCATTGACACACTGCTATTGTCAGACACAAAACAAAGCACAGCACCGTAGatacacaaaaacaaataaacatacacacgcacacacaaataaaaAAAGAGGACTATGACCTTTATAAATACAACATGTCCCTGATCTATTGGTCCCTGTTCTCAGCTGGGAGATGGTTATTTTAGGAGAGGTTACGTAATTTGTTTACAGACTGGAGTGGGTGGGATTGTCAACAAAAACACACCACTACAGTAGAGACCAGAACAGAAGCAAGAGAACAGAGACGCATAGAAAcagatggctagagagagagagggaacacaaAAATTATCTGTGAAATGGGGAGCCAGAGATGATtggagtgatggtggtagtgaaggatggagggaagacgaggaggtagagacagggttGCACAGGAAGAAGCCTTTAGACAGAGTAGTGCACTGTGAACAACAGGAAACCCTGACCAGGGCTGAGGAAGTGCTTGGATGTGCAGGCTGAAGATAAGACCTTACTGTTGGTCTGTACAGTAGACTGGACCATACACTCCAACCACCCTATCAACAATCCTCACATTACTGCATACCTGAGGGGCCCATTCACTAATCACAACCGATTATGAAGCCCCAGCTCTACCCAATCACAATTTTCCTAAGAGACTCAATCATCAAAGTGTTCTGGAATACAAGGCTATCCATAATCCATAGAGAATACTGGGATCATATGAAAATCCATACAAAACCATACAAAGATAAGATCGGTCTTCATGTTTTCTCCGTCTAAAGCCCCCTGGTGTTTTTAAATTATGCAcgcaacttattgtgagaagtaTGAATCACATCCTACAATCTGATGCAGGTCACAGGGCACACTCATTGTCTCTGTTCATGCTTTCATCAACATCTAGAATGCTGATGTTCCTCCACAGAatcaacaacctgttaacaatgACCGTCTGAGGAGCAGCAGGGTGAGGTTACACACACATGCGCATGCATcgtgcagacacacacgcacgtacgcacacacacacacacacgcataatgACCGTGACACTTACTGAAAGAGGAGTGGGCAGTCCTCTCTGGACATCCACTGCCATTGGATGCGTGTAGGGGTGGGGATTCCACGGGCAGTGCACCTGAGAGTGGGGCTGCTGCCATACATGTGAACATCAGTGTCCACGGCAACCTCCTTCTCAATGATATGGGGAGGGACTGAGGAGACATGAACCATGACTTGACAGGTGCCTTCTCCATATCGCCTAGGCTAAGTGCAGTGTGAGCGCGGCAATGGTCACATCACAGTTTGTCTAAGACAGAGGTACAGCataaaggagaaagagagaggggggaattaTAGGACAAATTGGAGGGAGGAGCACaaggggaggtgaggagaagactggtgagagtaatgagagaggaatgggagagaggagaggggaggtacATACCATTGACCAAGAGCTGGACGGAGCGTCTCTGCTCTTCTTTTGTTATCTTATTGGTCAACACCACGGTGTAATTCCCAGCATCCTTTTCAGCTAGGCCAAGGATCATGAGCGAGTCCCTGGTAGGTTTAAATCTATAGTCATCCTTATAAATAGGCTGGCCATTCTTATACCTGTAGAAATAAGGACAGGTTAAGTTTACACAAACACGTAGTATACATAGAATACAATACAAACTACTGCAagcatatacagtataccattacTGTACATGATCAACGTACCATCTGACTGTAGGTTCTGGGTAGGCGTCGAACTTGACTGGGATCTTAATGTTCTGGGCACTAGCGTTCACCCCCAGAACCTTAACCCACTTGTGGTCATCAAAATCAATAAAAGGCTTTTCtaatgtcaacaaaaaaaaaaaagaaacattgtCAGCTACCACCGTCATCAAAACAATTCAAATGTCACAAAGTAACATAATGGATTATTGTGCAATAAATCCAGACCAGGGGTCATTATTAATATAAGACAATAAGAGGATATCTGCAAAAAAAGTGTAAAAACCTCCAGACTATGTATCTTGGAGAACAGATGTGGCTTAAACCACTAAGTGTACCTACCAAAGACCACAAGAGATGCAGATGCAGTTTTGACCATTTTTCCACTGGAGGCTGTGCAGGTATACTTTCCTGTGTAGTTGCCGGTCACGTTCTCCACTGTGAGTGTGTTGGACAGTTCCAGAGAGCTCCACAGCTTCTTCTTGTGTGACGTGGTGTAGGTCCGACCAGAGCCATTCACTGGGGCCTGCAAGTGGGCAGAAAGAAGAGTGAGGGGATAAAAGCACTGTAAATCAACCTAAAGACTGGTATAAGTGAGAAGACAACACCATGAATTATATAAGGGCAGCATTTAACTGAAGTTGTGTTTAAAAACTTTCCTGAAAGCAGGAAGTAAGGAGGAAACCTTGGGAGTAAGAGGAAGGGATATATCATATGGTATCCCTCTCTTGAATGGAATATGTCTATGGTGAGTCAGTTTAGTGTCAATATCATCACCACGTCTATGATTTCCGTGTTTGGTGGAATGTGATGACTGTCAGTCAATAAAGCCTGAGTCAGTGATTTCATGTGCATTTAGTAATCACAGTCTGTCTATAAGAGTGGGCCATGCAGAGTACTGACCAGGCTGATAGGGTGTGTCCAGGTGAAGTCGATGGCCACGCTGAGCTCTGTGTAGGCAGTGCAGTTTAGCACCAATTTCTCCCCCACAGACAGCCTCTCATGTGCCGGGGTCAGGGTGAGGTCATGGATCTTATATCCTGCGGAAAAGGGAGGGGAGACACAGCGGTGTGGTGAGCAGGCTATTGTTCTCATAAGACTCACAAAAACACACCCAATCATTAAGTTAAATGAACACAAACTTGAAAAAAAATGGACAGTTTCAATAACACCTTGGTAAGTCATACATACAGTGGATCAAATTGGATTCATACACTAAACTAAAGCCTAACCCACttaccaacaactgtaacaatgtagaGAGGTGACTTGTAGGTCTCATTGTGTATGCGTGTCTGACAGAAGACCAGTCCAGCGTAGCTGATCAGGtgactggggactgagacacccTTCATGCTATCCCAAAAAATGTCCTTCCCGTTCGGATTAAGTTCTTTCGTGGGATACTTCTGACGAAAAAGGACACagaataaaaaaagaaaaactaATTACAGATACATCACAACATTGCATCGACCTGACAAAACTGAGTAAAGCAGGTTCTTTGCTAGTGGTGCTGACCGACCAACCCTCACATGGAAATTATGAGTGATGTTTTACCATTTGATCAGCACTGGCTAGGTCAGAGGGCAATGTGGTTTTTCCAACACTCATTTTCAGTAAAATATCCTATGAACCATACAGGCCATATACGAGGTCCCAGAGTTCTAATACTGACTGAAGGTGGGGACAACCCAGGCAGGAAATGGAAACTCAGTTTATTGTTCCCTTGAACTGACATGAAAACAACGCAACAGACTCAGAATCTCACCTGACATTATCTGCCGCCCACAAAGCCTGCAGTCTAACAAAACATACCTGAGAGAGCAAGGTCTTTACCAACTGGCTTTGTTGACAGAGTAGAGCACAAATGTAGGCCACTTCGTGTAGTAAGACTAGAGGAAAGGCAGGTATGAGGTGAAGCAGTCTTAGTTGTCAACTTTAGACAAAATAGATAGAATAACTTCTGGAATTTTGACTCCATTCTGAACAGAATATATTGCATGTAtcccatactgtacatactgttctGTGTTTTAATGTCTTTAAAGTCATTCTCCAGAACATTGGCAACTACTAAATCGTTTTTAAACGTGCCTCTTTGGGCTGGAtatgtcaatgtgtagttcatacatgcataatctattaGCAAAATTACTGTCTTGCCTCAATTAGCCACGGAATCCCTAAAGCAACTGTGTTCCTGGAAGCTGTGCTGTGCACTTTTCCCTACATTTCCCCCCACTTGGGTAAGCCCCCTAGCATTTTCGAGTTCTAACCAATGAGCCctgccatttgagtgacagctaacaagatgcacacacagcagagcgagagagagcaatgatgtagggcacatatctgcacatacagtatgtgacctAGTGAGCCATTTTCGGGGGACACTTTTTGGCTGGTGAGCTCTACTTTAGTATGCCTTAAAATGTCCGcccaaatggacaataaagtcagtGAATCTGTCCTTACGGTATGTAGCGTGACATTGAGATTTTCCACGGACCCTCGGCATGGGATGACCACCTGTACTCCCTCACTGATGAACACAACGTCATAGTCCTTGTCAGAGGGCACAAATGGCACTTTATAGTCtgaaataaaaacaaacacataAAGGAGTCATGAGACATCATGAGAGTCAACAACATACACTGTACGTCATCCATCCTGTACATACATCAGATCAGGTAGGCTCATTATTAAGGCAGCTCTAAGCAGCACTTGGGTCAGATAGTAAAGATTACCCATTGGGTCATGCTTGAGGGATTTGGTAAGCCTACTTGTCATTCCAAGGTGAGGTAATGATGATGCACACCTTGGACATAGACATAAACGGCCACAGAGGTTTTTCTATCCTCCACCGCCAGGTCTCTGTAGGAGCACTGATACTTCCCAGTCTCATTGACGGTGGCCGAGGAAATGTGTAATTTGATGCAGAAGAATCCTGACCCACTGCAGTCTACTATGGAGAGTCGACTGCCAGCACGGCTGCGATTATAGGATGTGGTCCATTCCAGATTCTGACGGCCACTGTAGATCCAAAGAACAGAGTGGGAATGATGTAGGGGAgaagttggatggatggatggatggatggatggatggatggatggatggatggatggatggatggatgacttaTATGGAGATTCATTATGTGAGGTATCAGAGGTAGTTGATATCAGTTTTAAGAACATTTGAGTTATGTTTGCAGCCATATTTGCCAGGCTTCTGGAGAAGAGAGGCCCATCAGGTTCCAGTATGTCTCACCTGCAGGTGATCGCCAGTGTGTCTGAGGTGTTGATCCTGAGGACTTTCTCCTGGATGCTCAGTGTTGGGGGGTCAGGCATGAACCGGAGTTCTAATGCTGTAGGAATGGAGAGGTAAACAGTCAGTCAATCGCCCTGGTGATTGACTTATCTCAACAGTTCAGTCAGCATTGGCACACAGTGGGGATCAATATGAGACTGCTCTCTCTCATGTCAAACCAACCTTAAATCATGTGTATAGAAACATGTAGACTGGGAGACCGCCCGAGTGTAGAGTGCTAATGATGTCTGAACATGAAATCAGATGGGTAATGGTTCCTATCCCAACTAAGGTTATGCTCTCCAATATCTAATCTCAGAATCCACACCAGACTCCTCAAACACACTAGTTTATTCTCTGCAACTAGAATGCTGATAGCTagaacacatcataacacatttGTCATTCAATGATAAAATGAAGTTTCATGAATCATTCCAACAGTGGATCCCACAGTTGGGAGAAATGTTTTGCATCCATGGCGTGGACTCTATGGACTCTGTCGCTATTTTTCCACTCCTGTAGCAAATGGCGGAGCGGAGCTGTGTCAAAACAGGAAGCCAGGGCAGATGGGCCGGGTCAGGCTGAATAGCCCAGCTCTGTGTCGCCTAAGGTGGGGTTCCTGTTCCAGAGGATACGGCCTCCCAGAGAGGGCCTGGACACATACTATACATGCAGAAATGTGGAATATTTAGCCCCACGTTATCCAACGTTTATGGAACAGTTCAATATTACTGATGTCTTTGATTAGCGTACTGATCCAAACAATATGAAAATGAAGTGTAGCACCAGAGTATTTAGGGGAGGAACATGTGTTGTCTCAATGCTAGCTCAATGGTCATTTGCTATACTGCCACAAATGAAGTGTCAAAAATGGATTGTTAAAAGGATTGAGGGCCAAGGGCCAGGGGTAATGAGGGCTACAACAGAATGTGGGTCCAAAAGGAATTGTAACTGACCTATGCACATAAAGAATAATCAACGCCACTGTTAACACATTGTAATTATGTAATGCATCACATTTTATACCTGGCAACTGCACTAATTGGATGTTACCAATTATTACACAATTTCTACTAATTGATGGTCAATCATTCAACTATGTTCTATTATATCATCTACTGCCCTAGTGAGATAGAACCAATATTTTCGAGTTCAGACT includes:
- the kdr gene encoding vascular endothelial growth factor receptor 2 isoform X3; the protein is MAKAFSVITLYFVAILLGASRMIALELRFMPDPPTLSIQEKVLRINTSDTLAITCSGRQNLEWTTSYNRSRAGSRLSIVDCSGSGFFCIKLHISSATVNETGKYQCSYRDLAVEDRKTSVAVYVYVQDYKVPFVPSDKDYDVVFISEGVQVVIPCRGSVENLNVTLHTYPTKELNPNGKDIFWDSMKGVSVPSHLISYAGLVFCQTRIHNETYKSPLYIVTVVGYKIHDLTLTPAHERLSVGEKLVLNCTAYTELSVAIDFTWTHPISLAPVNGSGRTYTTSHKKKLWSSLELSNTLTVENVTGNYTGKYTCTASSGKMVKTASASLVVFEKPFIDFDDHKWVKVLGVNASAQNIKIPVKFDAYPEPTVRWYKNGQPIYKDDYRFKPTRDSLMILGLAEKDAGNYTVVLTNKITKEEQRRSVQLLVNVPPHIIEKEVAVDTDVHMYGSSPTLRCTARGIPTPTRIQWQWMSREDCPLLFQSGVVSSGVKMEDCTKWRDISNTTGQNPIARISSDTDHVHKTVSSLKIQKAKVHALYKCLTSNKAGQDSRIIVFHVTRGLELSVSPSREPIEQDQVVLRCKADRLIYGNLAWFRVENEFDTEQVPAVQSCRGLSLSQQPLSQAVLSGLQGTNVTLELPLTNVSQRDQGVYACQVENIKTGERTCLLRHLTLRALEAARILNNLTDQRVNVSATTMLICEVTGTPTPTVMWTKHNQTVVEGSGVILSRLNQTLTILRVKEEDGGLYTCTACNSRGCDTSQSNLITEGAEEKTNVELIVPIGSVVIAMFFWLLIVFVIRSRKRTNNGDMKTGYLSIILDSEDMPMDEHCERLTYDANKWEFPRDRLKLGDQLGRGAFGQVVEAAAFGIEKATTCTTVAVKMLKEGATSSEYRALMSELKILIHIGHHLNVVNLLGACTKPGSPLMVIVEYCKHGNLSSYLKSKRGEYSPFKRRRPRSGQWERMEEDVTEGDLGLGTSTHLDICTGTAVCSRLGEESSVSHVEEEDAESCEWEEHLTMEDLISYSFQVAKGMEFLSSRKCIHRDLAARNILLSENNIVKICDFGLARDVYKDPDYVRKGDARLPLKWMAPETIFDRVYTTQSDVWSFGILLWEIFSLGASPYPGVGIDEAFCRRLKEGTRMRAPDYATTEIYQTMLDCWLDKPTDRPNFTELVEHLGNLLQASAHQDGKDYIPLTAVEVEGGSLSPEPRNPFTRIIREETHVPQIHCDNTPAISLGLSQQSDRCSRPLSVKTFDDVPVGHSSVMEGQTDSGMCLSPEEMKSLDHQRHRTSNFSHIQRCKSKESLASESSNQTSGYQSGYHSDDTDAPIYANEEMIMKRNIVKKPLPPKTADKFSVEVRYSTPPV
- the kdr gene encoding vascular endothelial growth factor receptor 2 isoform X2, with translation MAKAFSVITLYFVAILLGASRMIALELRFMPDPPTLSIQEKVLRINTSDTLAITCSGRQNLEWTTSYNRSRAGSRLSIVDCSGSGFFCIKLHISSATVNETGKYQCSYRDLAVEDRKTSVAVYVYVQDYKVPFVPSDKDYDVVFISEGVQVVIPCRGSVENLNVTLHTKYPTKELNPNGKDIFWDSMKGVSVPSHLISYAGLVFCQTRIHNETYKSPLYIVTVVGYKIHDLTLTPAHERLSVGEKLVLNCTAYTELSVAIDFTWTHPISLAPVNGSGRTYTTSHKKKLWSSLELSNTLTVENVTGNYTGKYTCTASSGKMVKTASASLVVFEKPFIDFDDHKWVKVLGVNASAQNIKIPVKFDAYPEPTVRWYKNGQPIYKDDYRFKPTRDSLMILGLAEKDAGNYTVVLTNKITKEEQRRSVQLLVNVPPHIIEKEVAVDTDVHMYGSSPTLRCTARGIPTPTRIQWQWMSREDCPLLFQSGVVSSGVKMEDCTKWRDISNTTGQNPIARISSDTDHVHKTVSSLKIQKAKVHALYKCLTSNKAGQDSRIIVFHVTRGLELSVSPSREPIEQDQVVLRCKADRLIYGNLAWFRVENEFDTEQVPAVQSCRGLSLSQQPLSQAVLSGLQGTNVTLELPLTNVSQRDQGVYACQVENIKTGERTCLLRHLTLRALEAARILNNLTDQRVNVSATTMLICEVTGTPTPTVMWTKHNQTVVEGSGVILSRLNQTLTILRVKEEDGGLYTCTACNSRGCDTSQSNLITEGAEEKTNVELIVPIGSVVIAMFFWLLIVFVIRSRKRTNNGDMKTGYLSIILDSEDMPMDEHCERLTYDANKWEFPRDRLKLGDQLGRGAFGQVVEAAAFGIEKATTCTTVAVKMLKEGATSSEYRALMSELKILIHIGHHLNVVNLLGACTKPGSPLMVIVEYCKHGNLSSYLKSKRGEYSPFKRRRPRSGQWERMEEDVTEGDLGLGTSTHLDICTGTAVCSRLGEESSVSHVEEEDESCEWEEHLTMEDLISYSFQVAKGMEFLSSRKCIHRDLAARNILLSENNIVKICDFGLARDVYKDPDYVRKGDARLPLKWMAPETIFDRVYTTQSDVWSFGILLWEIFSLGASPYPGVGIDEAFCRRLKEGTRMRAPDYATTEIYQTMLDCWLDKPTDRPNFTELVEHLGNLLQASAHQDGKDYIPLTAVEVEGGSLSPEPRNPFTRIIREETHVPQIHCDNTPAISLGLSQQSDRCSRPLSVKTFDDVPVGHSSVMEGQTDSGMCLSPEEMKSLDHQRHRTSNFSHIQRCKSKESLASESSNQTSGYQSGYHSDDTDAPIYANEEMIMKRNIVKKPLPPKTADKFSVEVRYSTPPV
- the kdr gene encoding vascular endothelial growth factor receptor 2 isoform X4, with the protein product MPDPPTLSIQEKVLRINTSDTLAITCSGRQNLEWTTSYNRSRAGSRLSIVDCSGSGFFCIKLHISSATVNETGKYQCSYRDLAVEDRKTSVAVYVYVQDYKVPFVPSDKDYDVVFISEGVQVVIPCRGSVENLNVTLHTKYPTKELNPNGKDIFWDSMKGVSVPSHLISYAGLVFCQTRIHNETYKSPLYIVTVVGYKIHDLTLTPAHERLSVGEKLVLNCTAYTELSVAIDFTWTHPISLAPVNGSGRTYTTSHKKKLWSSLELSNTLTVENVTGNYTGKYTCTASSGKMVKTASASLVVFEKPFIDFDDHKWVKVLGVNASAQNIKIPVKFDAYPEPTVRWYKNGQPIYKDDYRFKPTRDSLMILGLAEKDAGNYTVVLTNKITKEEQRRSVQLLVNVPPHIIEKEVAVDTDVHMYGSSPTLRCTARGIPTPTRIQWQWMSREDCPLLFQSGVVSSGVKMEDCTKWRDISNTTGQNPIARISSDTDHVHKTVSSLKIQKAKVHALYKCLTSNKAGQDSRIIVFHVTRGLELSVSPSREPIEQDQVVLRCKADRLIYGNLAWFRVENEFDTEQVPAVQSCRGLSLSQQPLSQAVLSGLQGTNVTLELPLTNVSQRDQGVYACQVENIKTGERTCLLRHLTLRALEAARILNNLTDQRVNVSATTMLICEVTGTPTPTVMWTKHNQTVVEGSGVILSRLNQTLTILRVKEEDGGLYTCTACNSRGCDTSQSNLITEGAEEKTNVELIVPIGSVVIAMFFWLLIVFVIRSRKRTNNGDMKTGYLSIILDSEDMPMDEHCERLTYDANKWEFPRDRLKLGDQLGRGAFGQVVEAAAFGIEKATTCTTVAVKMLKEGATSSEYRALMSELKILIHIGHHLNVVNLLGACTKPGSPLMVIVEYCKHGNLSSYLKSKRGEYSPFKRRRPRSGQWERMEEDVTEGDLGLGTSTHLDICTGTAVCSRLGEESSVSHVEEEDAESCEWEEHLTMEDLISYSFQVAKGMEFLSSRKCIHRDLAARNILLSENNIVKICDFGLARDVYKDPDYVRKGDARLPLKWMAPETIFDRVYTTQSDVWSFGILLWEIFSLGASPYPGVGIDEAFCRRLKEGTRMRAPDYATTEIYQTMLDCWLDKPTDRPNFTELVEHLGNLLQASAHQDGKDYIPLTAVEVEGGSLSPEPRNPFTRIIREETHVPQIHCDNTPAISLGLSQQSDRCSRPLSVKTFDDVPVGHSSVMEGQTDSGMCLSPEEMKSLDHQRHRTSNFSHIQRCKSKESLASESSNQTSGYQSGYHSDDTDAPIYANEEMIMKRNIVKKPLPPKTADKFSVEVRYSTPPV
- the kdr gene encoding vascular endothelial growth factor receptor 2 isoform X1, with the protein product MAKAFSVITLYFVAILLGASRMIALELRFMPDPPTLSIQEKVLRINTSDTLAITCSGRQNLEWTTSYNRSRAGSRLSIVDCSGSGFFCIKLHISSATVNETGKYQCSYRDLAVEDRKTSVAVYVYVQDYKVPFVPSDKDYDVVFISEGVQVVIPCRGSVENLNVTLHTKYPTKELNPNGKDIFWDSMKGVSVPSHLISYAGLVFCQTRIHNETYKSPLYIVTVVGYKIHDLTLTPAHERLSVGEKLVLNCTAYTELSVAIDFTWTHPISLAPVNGSGRTYTTSHKKKLWSSLELSNTLTVENVTGNYTGKYTCTASSGKMVKTASASLVVFEKPFIDFDDHKWVKVLGVNASAQNIKIPVKFDAYPEPTVRWYKNGQPIYKDDYRFKPTRDSLMILGLAEKDAGNYTVVLTNKITKEEQRRSVQLLVNVPPHIIEKEVAVDTDVHMYGSSPTLRCTARGIPTPTRIQWQWMSREDCPLLFQSGVVSSGVKMEDCTKWRDISNTTGQNPIARISSDTDHVHKTVSSLKIQKAKVHALYKCLTSNKAGQDSRIIVFHVTRGLELSVSPSREPIEQDQVVLRCKADRLIYGNLAWFRVENEFDTEQVPAVQSCRGLSLSQQPLSQAVLSGLQGTNVTLELPLTNVSQRDQGVYACQVENIKTGERTCLLRHLTLRALEAARILNNLTDQRVNVSATTMLICEVTGTPTPTVMWTKHNQTVVEGSGVILSRLNQTLTILRVKEEDGGLYTCTACNSRGCDTSQSNLITEGAEEKTNVELIVPIGSVVIAMFFWLLIVFVIRSRKRTNNGDMKTGYLSIILDSEDMPMDEHCERLTYDANKWEFPRDRLKLGDQLGRGAFGQVVEAAAFGIEKATTCTTVAVKMLKEGATSSEYRALMSELKILIHIGHHLNVVNLLGACTKPGSPLMVIVEYCKHGNLSSYLKSKRGEYSPFKRRRPRSGQWERMEEDVTEGDLGLGTSTHLDICTGTAVCSRLGEESSVSHVEEEDAESCEWEEHLTMEDLISYSFQVAKGMEFLSSRKCIHRDLAARNILLSENNIVKICDFGLARDVYKDPDYVRKGDARLPLKWMAPETIFDRVYTTQSDVWSFGILLWEIFSLGASPYPGVGIDEAFCRRLKEGTRMRAPDYATTEIYQTMLDCWLDKPTDRPNFTELVEHLGNLLQASAHQDGKDYIPLTAVEVEGGSLSPEPRNPFTRIIREETHVPQIHCDNTPAISLGLSQQSDRCSRPLSVKTFDDVPVGHSSVMEGQTDSGMCLSPEEMKSLDHQRHRTSNFSHIQRCKSKESLASESSNQTSGYQSGYHSDDTDAPIYANEEMIMKRNIVKKPLPPKTADKFSVEVRYSTPPV